Proteins from one uncultured Desulfuromonas sp. genomic window:
- a CDS encoding VWA domain-containing protein has protein sequence MIAFAWPWALALLPLPYLVYRLVPRARQNNDAALWVPTLSPYQGASQHSGVKPQRRWLKWLTILVWVLLVLSCTRPQWLGEPIELPVSGRDLMLAVDLSGSMRTDDFQLSGRSVDRLTALKAVAGDFIDQRQGDRIGLILFGEQPYIQAPLTFDHNTVTRLLHEAVVGLAGNKTAIGDAIGLAVKRLRKDPQAKNVLILLTDGASNSGSLDPLKAAKLAAQRGLKVYTIGIGAEAVEVGSFFFKRTVNPSLDLDEKTLKAIAETTGGRYFRARDTEELAQIYQQLDQLEPVEKDKQVYRPYTELYLYPLAAALITALLIGAAHSREERA, from the coding sequence ATGATTGCCTTTGCCTGGCCATGGGCGCTGGCCCTGCTGCCACTGCCTTATCTGGTTTATCGCCTGGTTCCACGCGCCCGGCAAAACAATGACGCCGCGTTATGGGTGCCAACGCTGTCGCCCTATCAGGGCGCATCACAGCACAGCGGCGTCAAACCGCAACGGCGCTGGCTTAAGTGGCTCACCATCCTCGTCTGGGTGCTGCTGGTGCTCTCCTGCACACGCCCGCAATGGCTCGGAGAACCCATTGAACTGCCGGTCAGTGGTCGCGACCTGATGTTGGCAGTGGATCTGTCGGGCAGTATGCGTACCGATGATTTCCAGCTGTCCGGGCGTTCCGTTGATCGCCTGACCGCGCTCAAAGCCGTGGCCGGAGACTTTATTGACCAGCGCCAGGGTGATCGTATCGGCCTGATTCTGTTTGGAGAGCAGCCCTACATTCAGGCACCACTGACGTTTGACCACAACACCGTGACCCGACTGCTTCATGAAGCCGTCGTCGGCCTGGCCGGCAACAAGACCGCCATCGGCGATGCCATCGGCCTGGCCGTGAAGCGACTACGCAAGGACCCCCAGGCAAAAAACGTGCTGATCCTGCTCACCGACGGCGCCAGCAACTCGGGCAGCCTTGACCCGCTCAAAGCAGCGAAACTGGCCGCGCAACGCGGGTTAAAAGTGTACACCATCGGTATCGGTGCCGAAGCCGTCGAGGTAGGGTCGTTCTTCTTCAAACGCACGGTCAACCCGTCTCTTGATCTGGACGAAAAAACCCTCAAAGCCATTGCCGAGACCACCGGCGGCCGCTACTTCCGCGCTCGCGACACCGAAGAACTGGCGCAAATCTATCAACAGCTCGACCAACTGGAACCGGTGGAGAAAGACAAACAAGTTTATCGGCCCTACACGGAGCTGTATCTCTACCCGCTGGCAGCAGCACTGATAACCGCGTTGCTGATTGGCGCGGCACATAGCCGGGAGGAAAGAGCATGA
- a CDS encoding DUF4381 domain-containing protein produces the protein MNPAALQLRDIHLPAPISWWPPAPGWWVVVGLFIMLVVIGAWWRHRHQCRYYRRIALSQLAELEERCRQTPQEVALIPELSRLLRHMAILHYPSHNCAGLEGQQWLTFLDQPFDDAPFTTGVGQVLARGPYQRQEQLEHPDQLISLCRRWINHLPAVKPRRMP, from the coding sequence ATGAACCCGGCGGCGTTGCAATTACGCGACATCCACCTTCCTGCCCCGATAAGCTGGTGGCCGCCGGCACCCGGCTGGTGGGTGGTCGTTGGCTTGTTCATCATGCTGGTGGTTATCGGAGCCTGGTGGCGTCACCGTCATCAGTGCCGTTATTACCGCCGCATCGCCCTGAGTCAACTGGCCGAGCTCGAAGAGCGCTGTCGCCAAACACCGCAAGAGGTGGCATTAATCCCCGAGCTGTCACGCCTTCTGCGCCACATGGCCATCCTCCATTATCCATCTCACAACTGCGCTGGACTTGAGGGGCAGCAGTGGCTGACATTTCTCGATCAGCCCTTTGACGATGCCCCCTTCACCACCGGTGTCGGCCAGGTGTTGGCACGGGGACCGTATCAGCGTCAGGAGCAACTGGAACATCCAGATCAGCTGATCAGCCTGTGTCGCCGCTGGATCAACCACCTGCCAGCCGTCAAGCCACGGAGGATGCCATGA
- a CDS encoding DUF58 domain-containing protein encodes MKPDLDMNSRITITLPQLIALREQLEASVRRPALSRARLSGSYRSQQRGRGMEFAEVRSYQNGDDIRTIDWRVTARTGKPHTKLFQEERERPVLVALDYRRPMFFATRGCFKAVQASHLAALIGWQAHKNGDRLGAFLFSEERHVELRPQSGKRGVLRLLQQMVNAPAWQRPAHQPFAPQQRLFNTLIRLRRVARPGSLVTLISDFSQWDHQVEEQLILLARHCSLRLIFCYDPLEASLPQNGCYPISDGHDQGLLNSDDHSFRHHYQQRFTDHLDVLSQFCQQQRASLLLCATTDQPMDCLRGTGHGRDNGGRS; translated from the coding sequence ATGAAACCTGATTTGGACATGAATTCACGCATCACCATTACCTTGCCGCAACTGATCGCCTTGCGCGAACAGTTGGAGGCCAGTGTGCGCCGTCCGGCTTTGAGTCGTGCCCGACTCAGCGGCAGCTACCGTTCCCAGCAGCGCGGACGCGGTATGGAGTTCGCCGAAGTGCGCAGCTACCAGAACGGTGATGATATCCGTACCATTGATTGGCGAGTCACGGCACGCACCGGCAAACCGCACACCAAGCTGTTTCAGGAGGAACGGGAGCGACCGGTGCTGGTAGCCCTTGATTATCGTCGCCCCATGTTCTTTGCCACCCGCGGCTGTTTTAAAGCCGTGCAGGCCTCCCATCTGGCGGCCCTGATCGGCTGGCAGGCGCACAAAAACGGCGATCGCCTTGGCGCGTTTCTGTTCTCAGAAGAGCGCCATGTTGAGCTGCGCCCGCAGTCCGGCAAACGTGGCGTGCTGCGTCTGCTGCAACAGATGGTCAACGCTCCAGCCTGGCAACGCCCGGCCCATCAACCGTTTGCTCCGCAGCAACGCCTGTTCAACACCCTGATCCGTTTGCGCCGCGTTGCCCGCCCCGGCAGTCTGGTCACCCTGATCAGCGATTTTTCCCAGTGGGACCATCAGGTCGAGGAACAGTTGATCCTGCTGGCACGCCATTGTTCGTTAAGGCTGATTTTCTGCTACGACCCGCTGGAAGCCTCTCTGCCGCAAAACGGCTGTTATCCGATCAGCGATGGTCATGACCAGGGTCTGCTCAACAGTGACGACCACAGTTTTCGTCATCACTATCAGCAACGCTTCACCGACCACCTTGATGTACTGAGCCAGTTTTGTCAGCAACAGCGCGCCAGCCTGCTGCTGTGCGCCACCACAGACCAGCCCATGGACTGTCTGCGCGGCACCGGGCATGGTCGTGACAACGGAGGCCGCTCATGA
- a CDS encoding MoxR family ATPase — protein sequence METIQQHLVQLSQRLDQQIIGQPLLIERLLIALLADGHLLVEGAPGLAKTRAIRLLGDHLEGSFHRIQFTPDLLPADLTGTEIYRPQQGQFEFQQGPLFHNLVLADEINRAPAKVQSALLEAMAERQITVGQTTYPLKEPFLVMATQNPIEQEGTYPLPEAQLDRFLLHVMIDYPNAEAERQILQLARREAAHVPEAPLEQLTRSQLKQARAAVLDVYLADALEEYLLQIILATRDPRAYGDDLAGWIQYGASPRATIALDRCARSRAWLQGRDFVTPEDIQNLAYDVLRHRILLTYEAEAQGITVDQFVRQLLQRIPIP from the coding sequence ATGGAAACAATTCAACAGCACTTGGTTCAGCTCAGTCAGCGCCTTGATCAGCAGATCATCGGCCAACCTCTACTGATTGAACGTCTGCTGATCGCCCTGCTCGCCGATGGCCACCTGCTGGTGGAAGGCGCTCCCGGCCTGGCCAAAACCCGCGCCATCCGCCTGCTGGGTGATCATCTCGAAGGCAGCTTTCACCGCATTCAGTTCACCCCTGACCTGCTGCCCGCCGACTTGACCGGCACCGAGATCTACCGCCCCCAGCAGGGCCAGTTTGAATTCCAGCAGGGCCCGCTGTTTCACAATCTGGTGCTGGCCGACGAGATCAACCGTGCCCCGGCCAAGGTGCAGTCGGCACTGCTCGAAGCCATGGCCGAACGCCAGATCACCGTGGGTCAGACCACCTATCCGCTCAAAGAACCGTTCCTGGTCATGGCCACCCAGAACCCCATTGAGCAGGAGGGCACCTATCCGTTGCCCGAAGCGCAACTCGACCGCTTTCTGCTCCATGTGATGATCGACTACCCCAACGCCGAGGCCGAACGGCAGATCCTCCAACTGGCCCGTCGCGAAGCCGCTCATGTCCCGGAAGCGCCGCTGGAGCAACTGACCCGCAGCCAGCTTAAGCAAGCGCGGGCTGCGGTTCTCGATGTCTATCTGGCCGATGCTCTGGAAGAATATCTGCTGCAGATCATCCTTGCGACACGCGATCCGCGTGCTTATGGCGACGATCTGGCCGGGTGGATTCAGTACGGTGCCAGTCCGCGCGCCACCATTGCTTTGGACCGCTGTGCCCGTAGCCGCGCCTGGCTGCAGGGACGTGATTTCGTCACTCCCGAAGATATCCAGAACCTGGCTTACGATGTGTTGCGCCACCGCATTCTGCTCACCTACGAGGCGGAAGCTCAGGGCATCACCGTGGATCAATTCGTGCGACAACTGCTGCAGCGCATCCCGATCCCTTAA
- the queF gene encoding NADPH-dependent 7-cyano-7-deazaguanine reductase QueF (Catalyzes the NADPH-dependent reduction of 7-cyano-7-deazaguanine (preQ0) to 7-aminomethyl-7-deazaguanine (preQ1) in queuosine biosynthesis) yields MSDLTEIPLGKTTEYPSQYDAGLLYPVPRCLKRDELGIGEPLPFYGEDVWNSYELSWLNRKGKPVVALAVFRFSCQTPNLVESKSFKLYLNSLNQTRFEDQQAVIDCLRRDLSQASGGSVTVELSSLDDQSLWQVQTLPGECLDSLDLDVEHYQLNADLLRDAADSADPVEEILYSHLLKSNCLITSQPDWASVWISYRGGRLDRQALLAYLISFRQHNEFHEQCVERIFTDLLRHCHPQSLTVYARYTRRGGLDINPWRSTEPGTAPQWRLSRQ; encoded by the coding sequence ATGAGCGATTTAACCGAAATCCCGCTGGGCAAGACCACCGAATACCCGAGTCAGTATGATGCGGGATTGCTGTATCCGGTGCCACGCTGTCTCAAGCGCGATGAACTGGGGATTGGCGAGCCGTTGCCGTTTTATGGCGAAGATGTGTGGAACAGCTATGAACTGTCGTGGCTCAACCGCAAGGGTAAGCCGGTGGTGGCATTGGCTGTGTTCCGTTTTTCCTGTCAGACGCCCAATCTGGTCGAGTCCAAATCGTTCAAGCTGTATCTCAACTCTCTCAATCAAACCCGCTTTGAGGATCAACAGGCGGTGATCGATTGTCTGCGACGCGATTTGAGCCAGGCCAGCGGCGGCTCAGTGACGGTTGAACTCTCTTCCCTCGATGATCAGAGCCTGTGGCAGGTGCAGACCTTGCCGGGCGAATGCCTTGACAGCCTTGATCTCGATGTGGAACATTATCAGCTCAATGCCGATCTGTTGCGCGATGCCGCAGATTCAGCCGACCCGGTTGAAGAAATCCTCTATAGTCACCTGCTTAAAAGCAATTGTTTGATTACGTCACAGCCCGATTGGGCCAGTGTGTGGATCTCGTATCGCGGTGGTCGTCTCGATCGTCAGGCGCTGTTGGCGTATCTGATTTCGTTTCGGCAGCACAACGAATTTCATGAACAGTGCGTGGAGCGGATTTTTACTGATCTGTTGCGTCACTGTCATCCACAATCCCTGACGGTTTACGCCCGTTATACCCGCCGTGGCGGCCTGGATATCAATCCCTGGCGCAGCACGGAGCCTGGAACCGCCCCTCAGTGGCGGTTGAGCCGTCAGTAA
- a CDS encoding PaaI family thioesterase, whose translation MEEMSSVVSSCVDLSGDDGWTPFDAPSLVGASLRFVSGEPDGNRYRVRYYRNAEGELRARIWFGPETEGPPGHSHGGAMAAVFDEVLGLAAWTAGYGIVVGNLNVSFRNMLPLGTVATVESTVLSAEGRKIKVQGRLVHGETVFAEAECLCITLPEKF comes from the coding sequence ATGGAAGAGATGTCATCTGTTGTGTCGTCGTGCGTCGATCTCAGCGGCGACGACGGTTGGACCCCGTTTGATGCGCCGTCGCTGGTTGGGGCGTCGTTGCGTTTTGTTTCCGGTGAGCCGGATGGCAATCGTTACCGAGTACGCTATTACCGCAATGCCGAAGGGGAGTTGCGGGCGCGGATCTGGTTCGGCCCGGAAACCGAAGGCCCTCCGGGGCACTCACATGGTGGCGCCATGGCCGCGGTTTTTGACGAGGTGCTCGGTCTCGCGGCTTGGACCGCCGGTTATGGCATCGTTGTCGGCAATCTCAATGTCAGCTTTCGCAACATGCTGCCGCTGGGAACGGTTGCTACTGTCGAGAGTACGGTGCTGTCGGCTGAAGGGCGTAAGATCAAGGTTCAAGGGCGTCTGGTGCATGGGGAGACGGTGTTTGCCGAGGCGGAGTGTTTGTGTATTACGTTGCCGGAGAAGTTTTAA
- a CDS encoding DNA ligase, producing the protein MIRILLIVALVFSPFRLADRAQAMEPATLMRPHSYDDTVSVTGWWMSEKLDGVRGFWDGETLWSKNGHPLHPPAEFIAGLPPFAVEGELWAGRNRFENTVSMVMQDNPHPGWLTLRLAIFDVPQEQGSFQQRIVKAQDWFQHHPSPYAYVISQIPIQSVSHMEAELERILQAGGEGLIVRDPQAGYTAGRSNSILKVKRYEDAEAVVVEHLAGTGRNQGRLGALRVKRADGVQFKIGSGFSDEERLAPPAVGSVITYKFYGMYQSGLPKFPVYLRQRLDAGL; encoded by the coding sequence ATGATCCGCATCCTGCTGATTGTTGCACTTGTCTTCAGCCCATTCAGGTTGGCTGACAGAGCTCAGGCCATGGAGCCTGCCACCCTGATGCGGCCACACAGCTATGACGACACCGTTTCGGTCACGGGCTGGTGGATGAGTGAAAAACTTGACGGCGTGCGCGGCTTTTGGGATGGAGAGACGTTGTGGTCGAAAAACGGCCACCCACTCCACCCTCCAGCAGAATTCATTGCCGGATTGCCACCGTTTGCCGTTGAAGGTGAATTGTGGGCAGGCCGCAACCGTTTTGAAAACACCGTCAGCATGGTCATGCAGGACAATCCCCATCCCGGCTGGTTGACGTTACGACTGGCAATCTTTGATGTTCCTCAGGAACAAGGCTCGTTTCAACAGCGCATTGTCAAGGCGCAGGATTGGTTTCAACACCATCCATCACCATACGCCTATGTCATCTCCCAGATTCCCATTCAATCGGTCAGCCATATGGAAGCGGAACTGGAACGCATCCTTCAAGCAGGTGGTGAAGGTTTGATCGTCCGCGATCCGCAGGCTGGTTACACAGCGGGGCGCAGCAATTCCATTCTTAAAGTGAAACGCTATGAGGATGCTGAAGCGGTGGTTGTGGAACACCTTGCCGGAACAGGGAGAAATCAGGGACGATTGGGGGCGTTGCGGGTAAAGCGGGCTGATGGTGTCCAGTTCAAAATCGGCAGTGGCTTCAGTGATGAGGAGCGGCTGGCTCCACCTGCTGTCGGCAGTGTGATCACCTATAAATTTTATGGGATGTATCAATCGGGGCTGCCGAAGTTTCCGGTTTATTTGCGGCAGCGGTTAGATGCGGGGCTGTGA
- a CDS encoding ATP-binding protein has translation MHFFTTTILRTIIQLSLWAFLLIPSGLHAQERLHNILVLHSYHAGLAWTDGLQRGIEQYFDNSSMPVHLYVEYMDTKRNPGNDYLQRYFTLLQYKLRHLDFDLVLVTDNDAYNLAVQHRNDLFADRPIVFCGVNDFHPRDVTAEQNITGVAEDLSVEETLDVALSLHPNSRELILIGSRLGATDLAINHDIESSLRRYSQGLKITIWRDIPIEKLQKKAATLKPGQLVFLSSVLTRRNGTVLSFHESMTALHDNCPVPIYSFWDFSLGYGLVGGKLVSSEAQGREAAHLAQQILSGVPMSQLPVITGDANVYLFDDVELKRFGITADQLPANSRCINKPARFYPVAKQDFWLLGVAGVLLMVLIGLLLWNLHIRKIAERVIYEKEERLRLALDGSQDGFWDWDVSTGSNIVDERWCRMLGYEPDELEQRLEQWEKLVHPDDLKSTRPIHERCMRGEISHFASEFRMRTKQGGWKWILGRGMVVSRDQQGNPLRLTGTHKDISQQKATEHALKKALQESEEGRNNINAILTSLTDGMIVSDRNHHITMINRAAQKLLDVDENQAIGQLVETIVDAQVFSDELGSILSQEKTTATIDVEMMDQSLQEMRVIQARFSAIYDNESIPSGAITLLQDVTRSREMAQLKSEFISTAAHELRTPLTAMLGFSDLLLESPDISEKERREYLQIISSKSESLAAIVDDLLDLSRIESGRLITLDQKPTPLHSTLVGLIEQYRDSCPDHQFITHLNDSDRVLFIDENKMAQVIENLLSNAVKYSPEGGNIVIETRQGPDGFLLTIADQGIGMTPAQVERIFNKFYRVDGTNTAVGGLGLGMSIAKHIVEAHHGEIWVESTFHQGTTSYVRLPLPDLS, from the coding sequence ATGCATTTTTTCACAACCACAATCTTGCGCACGATCATTCAGCTGAGTCTGTGGGCCTTTTTATTGATCCCCAGCGGGCTGCACGCACAAGAGCGCCTCCATAACATCCTGGTACTTCACTCCTACCATGCTGGATTAGCGTGGACCGATGGCCTGCAAAGAGGCATTGAGCAGTATTTTGACAACAGCTCCATGCCGGTCCACCTTTATGTCGAGTACATGGACACCAAGCGCAATCCCGGTAACGATTACCTTCAGCGGTATTTCACTCTTCTTCAATACAAATTGCGCCACCTCGATTTTGATCTGGTTCTGGTTACGGATAATGATGCCTACAATCTGGCGGTGCAACACCGTAACGATCTGTTTGCGGACCGCCCCATCGTCTTCTGCGGCGTCAATGATTTTCATCCGCGCGATGTTACCGCCGAACAGAACATCACCGGCGTTGCGGAAGATCTCAGCGTCGAAGAAACCCTGGATGTTGCCTTGTCCCTACATCCGAACAGCCGGGAACTGATCCTGATCGGCAGCCGGCTTGGAGCCACGGACCTGGCCATCAATCACGATATCGAGAGCAGCCTGCGCCGTTACAGCCAGGGCCTCAAAATCACCATATGGCGCGATATCCCCATCGAAAAACTGCAGAAAAAAGCCGCCACCCTCAAACCGGGACAACTGGTTTTCCTCAGCAGTGTGTTGACCCGCCGTAACGGAACAGTTTTATCGTTTCATGAATCAATGACCGCATTACATGACAATTGCCCAGTGCCCATCTACAGTTTTTGGGATTTCTCTCTCGGTTATGGCCTGGTCGGCGGTAAGCTTGTCAGTAGCGAAGCTCAGGGACGGGAAGCAGCCCACCTGGCTCAGCAAATTCTTTCCGGGGTTCCGATGAGTCAGCTGCCTGTCATCACCGGTGATGCCAACGTGTATCTGTTCGACGATGTCGAACTCAAACGCTTCGGCATTACAGCCGACCAACTGCCGGCCAACAGCCGATGCATCAACAAACCAGCCAGGTTTTATCCGGTGGCCAAGCAGGATTTCTGGCTGCTTGGCGTTGCCGGAGTCCTGTTAATGGTGCTGATCGGCCTGTTGTTGTGGAACCTGCACATTCGTAAAATCGCCGAACGGGTTATCTACGAAAAAGAGGAACGGCTGCGCCTGGCTCTGGATGGCTCACAGGATGGATTCTGGGACTGGGATGTCTCTACCGGCAGCAATATCGTCGATGAGCGCTGGTGTCGTATGCTCGGCTATGAACCGGATGAACTCGAACAGAGATTGGAGCAATGGGAGAAACTGGTTCACCCGGATGACTTGAAATCCACTCGCCCGATTCACGAACGCTGTATGCGTGGTGAAATCTCCCATTTTGCCTCAGAATTCCGCATGAGAACCAAGCAGGGCGGCTGGAAATGGATTCTCGGTCGCGGCATGGTGGTCAGCCGCGATCAGCAGGGCAACCCGCTGCGCCTGACCGGAACCCACAAAGATATTTCGCAGCAAAAAGCCACTGAACATGCTTTAAAAAAAGCCCTTCAGGAATCGGAGGAAGGACGCAACAACATCAACGCCATCCTCACCTCATTGACCGATGGGATGATCGTTTCAGACCGTAACCACCACATCACCATGATCAACCGTGCCGCACAAAAGTTGCTGGATGTTGATGAAAACCAGGCGATCGGCCAGCTCGTTGAAACGATTGTCGACGCCCAGGTGTTCAGCGACGAACTCGGCTCAATCCTCTCCCAGGAAAAAACAACCGCAACCATTGACGTGGAAATGATGGATCAATCCCTCCAGGAGATGCGTGTGATTCAGGCTCGTTTTTCTGCCATTTATGACAACGAATCAATCCCCAGCGGCGCCATTACCCTGCTGCAAGATGTCACCCGTAGTCGTGAAATGGCCCAGCTGAAAAGTGAATTTATCTCCACAGCAGCCCATGAGCTGCGCACCCCACTGACCGCCATGCTTGGCTTTTCCGATCTGCTGCTGGAATCACCGGATATTTCTGAAAAGGAACGCCGGGAATATCTGCAGATCATCTCCAGTAAATCTGAAAGCCTTGCTGCTATTGTCGATGATCTTCTCGACCTGAGTCGCATTGAATCCGGCCGCCTGATCACCCTGGATCAAAAGCCGACCCCCCTGCACTCAACCTTGGTCGGACTGATCGAACAATATCGCGACAGTTGCCCAGACCATCAATTTATCACCCACCTCAACGACAGCGACAGGGTGCTGTTCATCGATGAAAACAAGATGGCCCAGGTCATTGAGAACCTGCTCAGTAATGCGGTAAAATATTCTCCCGAGGGGGGCAATATTGTGATTGAGACCCGACAAGGGCCGGACGGCTTTTTGCTGACCATTGCGGATCAAGGGATCGGCATGACCCCGGCTCAGGTAGAACGGATTTTCAACAAATTCTACCGCGTCGATGGCACCAATACCGCTGTCGGCGGACTCGGTCTGGGGATGTCCATTGCCAAACATATTGTTGAGGCCCATCATGGTGAGATCTGGGTCGAGAGTACCTTCCACCAAGGCACCACCTCCTACGTGCGACTGCCACTCCCCGACCTCTCATGA
- a CDS encoding MFS transporter → MAEKNLRFATLSVVCVAHFLMPFMMSAVGVALPVIGREFHASAVQLGLIETSYVASASIFLLAMGRLGDIVGRRKIFQIGLGLFTLAGGLISQAWAVDVVIGLRFFQGMGGAMVMATTMAIVVAVFPEKDRGKALGIAVASVYAGISCGPFIGGTLVSILGWRSIFYLCIPLGLTALLTTTLLLRDEWVGAAGEPFDWQGWLIYAVSIASLVVGATHLAEGVLFRVLLAGGVCGVVLFLWFESRRRFPLLNMDLLLHNRVFALSNLAAMFNYAGTFSMTFFLSLFLQVVLGFAPHEAGGVLIIQPLVQTLFSPVCGRLSDRYPADWVATAGMALCALGIGMAATLTAVSPLSFIVVILVVLGLGFALFSSPNTRVIMTSVAERDLGVASGFSASMRTLGMMGSMTIVTVIFSWQMAGQPITPQTQDLFIQSMHIALLIFSGLCAIAVFSSFGRHQSPSKQSGVLNDE, encoded by the coding sequence ATGGCCGAGAAAAATTTGCGATTTGCTACCCTGAGTGTGGTGTGCGTCGCGCACTTCCTGATGCCGTTTATGATGTCGGCCGTGGGTGTGGCGTTGCCGGTTATCGGCCGGGAATTCCATGCCAGCGCCGTACAGCTTGGCCTGATTGAGACCAGTTATGTGGCCTCGGCATCGATTTTTTTACTGGCCATGGGCCGACTTGGCGACATTGTCGGCCGCCGCAAAATCTTTCAGATCGGTCTTGGCCTGTTTACCCTGGCTGGTGGTTTGATCTCGCAGGCCTGGGCGGTTGATGTTGTGATCGGACTGCGTTTTTTTCAGGGCATGGGTGGGGCCATGGTCATGGCGACCACCATGGCGATTGTTGTGGCCGTGTTTCCGGAAAAAGATCGGGGCAAGGCTTTGGGCATTGCCGTTGCCAGTGTCTATGCTGGAATCTCCTGCGGGCCGTTTATCGGCGGCACCCTGGTGTCGATTCTCGGTTGGCGATCAATTTTTTATCTGTGTATACCCTTGGGCTTGACAGCTCTACTGACCACCACACTTCTGTTGCGCGATGAATGGGTTGGCGCGGCGGGAGAGCCGTTTGACTGGCAGGGTTGGTTGATCTATGCGGTGTCCATTGCGTCACTGGTTGTCGGGGCCACTCATCTTGCCGAAGGGGTGTTGTTTCGCGTGTTGCTGGCGGGTGGCGTTTGCGGTGTGGTTCTGTTCCTGTGGTTTGAGTCGCGACGCCGTTTCCCCTTGCTGAATATGGATTTGCTGCTGCACAACCGGGTGTTCGCCTTGAGTAATCTTGCGGCCATGTTCAACTATGCCGGAACCTTCAGCATGACCTTTTTCCTCAGTTTATTTTTGCAGGTGGTGCTCGGTTTTGCGCCGCATGAGGCGGGCGGTGTCCTGATTATTCAACCCTTAGTGCAGACGCTGTTTTCGCCGGTTTGTGGGCGCCTGTCTGATCGCTATCCCGCAGACTGGGTGGCAACGGCAGGCATGGCCTTGTGTGCGCTGGGTATCGGCATGGCCGCGACCTTGACGGCGGTCTCGCCGTTGTCTTTTATTGTGGTGATCCTGGTGGTGCTGGGGCTTGGCTTTGCCCTGTTCTCCTCACCGAACACGCGGGTGATCATGACCAGTGTTGCTGAGCGTGACCTGGGCGTGGCGTCCGGATTTTCCGCCAGCATGCGCACGCTCGGCATGATGGGCAGTATGACCATTGTCACAGTGATTTTTTCCTGGCAGATGGCTGGCCAGCCAATCACCCCGCAGACCCAGGATTTATTTATTCAAAGCATGCACATCGCCCTGCTGATCTTCAGTGGGTTGTGTGCGATTGCTGTTTTCAGCTCGTTTGGTCGTCACCAATCCCCTTCAAAACAATCAGGAGTACTCAATGATGAGTGA